One genomic window of Hymenobacter sp. J193 includes the following:
- the lysS gene encoding lysine--tRNA ligase, whose amino-acid sequence MHHLSEQEIIRRNKLDELQKLGIEPYPSELFDVNFYAQEILDNYHPELNNFQEASLAGRIMSVRVMGKASFAELMDASGRIQLYINRDEICPGEDKTLYNVVFKKLVDLGDFVGVKGHVFKTQVGETSIHVTGFKLLSKSLRPLPVVKTRRDEETGEEVVYDGLTDPEMRYRQRYVDLVVNPHVRDAFVKRTQLVQAMRNYLNDKGYLEVETPILQPLYGGAAARPFKTHHNTLDMTLYLRIANELYLKRLIVGGFDGVYEFSKDFRNEGMSRFHNPEFTQMELYVAYKDYYWMMDLVEEMVERVALALHGKTEVQVGQNLINFQRPWKRYTMAESIQHFTGVDISELDEAGLRAAAQQLHVPLDPSMGKAKIIDEIFGEHVEPKLIQPTFITDYPVEMSPLAKKHRSKPGLVERFEAICNGKEICNAFSELNDPIDQRQRFEDQLELGKRGDTEAMVLDEDFLRALEYGMPPTAGLGIGIDRLSMIMTNSNSIQDVLFFPQMKPEYTKSENAPKPEESA is encoded by the coding sequence ATGCACCACCTCAGCGAACAGGAAATTATTCGCCGCAACAAGCTCGACGAGTTGCAGAAGCTCGGCATCGAGCCCTACCCGTCGGAGCTGTTCGACGTGAACTTCTACGCCCAGGAAATCCTCGACAACTACCATCCCGAGCTCAACAACTTCCAGGAGGCAAGCCTGGCCGGCCGCATCATGTCGGTGCGGGTGATGGGCAAGGCTTCGTTTGCGGAACTGATGGACGCCTCGGGCCGCATTCAGCTTTACATCAACCGCGACGAAATCTGCCCCGGCGAAGACAAGACGCTCTACAACGTTGTCTTCAAGAAGCTCGTGGACTTGGGTGACTTCGTGGGGGTGAAAGGCCACGTGTTCAAGACGCAGGTAGGCGAAACGTCTATTCACGTCACTGGGTTCAAGCTATTGAGCAAGAGCCTGCGGCCGCTGCCTGTGGTGAAAACGCGGCGGGACGAAGAAACGGGCGAAGAAGTAGTATACGACGGCCTAACTGACCCGGAAATGCGCTACCGCCAGCGCTACGTGGACCTGGTGGTGAATCCGCATGTGCGCGACGCCTTCGTGAAGCGCACCCAGCTGGTGCAGGCTATGCGCAACTACCTCAACGACAAGGGCTACCTGGAGGTGGAAACGCCCATTCTGCAGCCATTGTACGGTGGCGCCGCCGCTCGTCCGTTCAAAACCCACCACAACACGCTGGACATGACGCTGTATCTGCGCATTGCCAACGAGCTGTACCTGAAGCGCCTGATTGTGGGCGGCTTTGATGGGGTGTACGAGTTCAGCAAGGACTTCCGCAACGAGGGCATGAGCCGGTTTCACAACCCCGAGTTCACCCAGATGGAGCTGTACGTGGCCTATAAGGATTACTACTGGATGATGGATCTGGTGGAGGAAATGGTGGAGCGCGTTGCCCTGGCCCTGCACGGCAAAACCGAGGTACAGGTCGGCCAGAACCTCATCAACTTCCAGCGCCCCTGGAAGCGCTACACGATGGCTGAATCCATTCAGCACTTCACGGGTGTGGATATTTCGGAGCTGGATGAGGCCGGCCTGCGCGCTGCCGCCCAGCAGCTGCACGTGCCGCTGGACCCCAGCATGGGCAAGGCCAAGATTATCGACGAAATCTTTGGGGAGCATGTGGAGCCCAAGCTGATTCAGCCCACCTTCATCACCGACTACCCGGTGGAAATGTCGCCGCTGGCCAAGAAGCACCGCTCAAAGCCGGGCCTAGTGGAGCGGTTCGAGGCTATCTGCAACGGCAAGGAAATCTGCAACGCCTTCTCCGAGCTGAACGACCCCATCGACCAGCGCCAGCGCTTTGAGGACCAGCTGGAGCTGGGCAAGCGCGGCGACACCGAGGCCATGGTGCTCGACGAGGACTTCCTGCGGGCTTTGGAATACGGCATGCCGCCCACGGCCGGCCTGGGCATCGGCATCGACCGGCTGAGCATGATCATGACTAACTCCAACTCTATCCAGGACGTGCTGTTTTTCCCGCAGATGAAACCGGAATATACCAAGTCGGAAAACGCGCCGAAGCCGGAAGAGTCTGCTTAA
- a CDS encoding YtxH domain-containing protein: MKNDNGKIILSLLAGATAGVVAGLLLAPETGEDTRAGLRDSASRFSGDLNKLLKDGLSRLNDLKTGGVSADTNPDRSAADSLLDDLGSSTSDATTSEAGTDGRSESV, encoded by the coding sequence ATGAAAAACGACAACGGTAAAATTATCCTCTCCCTGCTGGCCGGTGCTACGGCTGGCGTTGTAGCCGGCCTGCTGCTGGCACCCGAAACCGGCGAGGACACCCGCGCCGGCCTGCGCGACTCGGCCAGCCGCTTTTCCGGCGACCTGAACAAGCTGCTCAAAGATGGCCTCAGTCGCCTCAACGACCTGAAAACCGGCGGTGTATCGGCCGATACCAACCCCGACCGTTCCGCCGCCGACTCCCTGCTCGATGATCTGGGCTCTTCAACTTCGGATGCCACGACCTCTGAGGCTGGCACCGATGGCCGGTCGGAATCAGTTTAA
- a CDS encoding YtxH domain-containing protein, producing MSYHEEDNSGKILLAALAGAGAGIIAGMLMAPDNGKATREKLGSAATKYSGQLGEQLSKYGEELDTKFKGYVEKLEELGVTIPGSSLKLKGDWNEAKGKLRQQYAQLTDEDLEYAEGQEEDLVGRLQQKLGKGKREITKLLNEL from the coding sequence ATGTCGTATCACGAAGAAGACAACTCCGGTAAAATTCTCCTCGCTGCCCTGGCTGGTGCCGGCGCCGGTATCATTGCTGGTATGCTGATGGCCCCCGATAACGGCAAAGCCACCCGCGAAAAGCTGGGCTCCGCTGCTACCAAGTACAGCGGCCAGCTGGGCGAGCAGCTTTCCAAGTACGGCGAAGAGCTGGACACCAAGTTCAAAGGCTACGTTGAAAAGCTTGAAGAGCTGGGCGTTACCATCCCCGGTAGCAGCCTGAAGCTGAAAGGCGACTGGAACGAAGCTAAAGGCAAGCTACGTCAGCAGTACGCGCAGCTCACCGACGAGGATCTGGAATACGCTGAAGGCCAGGAAGAAGACCTCGTAGGCCGCCTGCAGCAAAAGCTGGGCAAAGGCAAGCGCGAAATCACCAAGCTCCTGAACGAGCTGTAA
- a CDS encoding Kazal-type serine protease inhibitor family protein, giving the protein MKFLLAFPLLLTALAGGCQSAEKPAAATTACIDASKINKDGMCTMQYDPVCGCDGKTYGNACQASNAGVTSFTKGECPPATTN; this is encoded by the coding sequence ATGAAATTTCTGCTTGCCTTCCCACTGTTGCTAACGGCTCTGGCCGGTGGCTGCCAGTCTGCCGAAAAGCCTGCCGCTGCTACCACAGCGTGCATCGACGCGTCGAAAATCAACAAAGATGGCATGTGCACCATGCAGTACGACCCGGTATGCGGCTGCGATGGCAAAACGTACGGCAATGCGTGCCAGGCTTCCAATGCCGGCGTAACGAGCTTTACCAAGGGCGAATGCCCGCCCGCTACCACCAACTAG
- a CDS encoding cupin domain-containing protein — translation MPARYHQLAIFLLMSDKRYVLNPAPFVVPTTDGKLIEEHVGHASTGTGQYSLAHMVAPPHWSEPHQTPAFDEITIVVRGRKRFEIDGEMVELQAGQALLIKAGARVRYSNPFNAECEYWSVCVPAFSPATVNREE, via the coding sequence ATGCCCGCCCGCTACCACCAACTAGCCATTTTTCTGCTGATGTCCGACAAGCGTTACGTTCTGAATCCCGCTCCGTTTGTGGTGCCCACTACCGATGGCAAGCTCATTGAGGAGCACGTAGGCCATGCCAGCACCGGTACCGGCCAGTACAGCCTGGCGCACATGGTAGCCCCGCCACACTGGAGTGAACCGCACCAGACGCCGGCTTTCGATGAAATAACCATTGTGGTGCGCGGCCGCAAGCGTTTCGAAATTGACGGAGAGATGGTAGAGCTGCAAGCCGGGCAGGCGCTGCTAATTAAGGCCGGAGCCCGGGTACGCTATTCCAACCCCTTCAATGCCGAGTGTGAATATTGGTCGGTGTGCGTACCGGCGTTCAGCCCGGCTACTGTAAACCGTGAAGAATAG
- a CDS encoding LytTR family DNA-binding domain-containing protein, translated as MLRLLLIEDEEPALDQLRRFALQYAPTATIVGECQQVSEAAAFLRQHPAPDLILSDIELLDGNVFQLFGQVAVNSPVIFVTAYDSFLVQAFEQNGIAYVLKPVQYAQFAAAMQKFERLRQSFQGAALQQLAATLSGTAPAPAYKQRLVSKTRQGLYLLDVADLSYFQLRNGVTHAVDAQGRAFVLNETLSQLEAQLDPARFFRLNRTEIVQLSAIERLEPYFNDTLVVHLRGQPVSLTASTHRTPELRRWLGLK; from the coding sequence ATGCTCCGTTTGCTGTTGATTGAAGACGAGGAACCGGCCCTCGATCAGCTCCGCCGCTTTGCCCTGCAGTATGCCCCCACGGCTACCATTGTGGGCGAGTGTCAGCAGGTAAGTGAAGCCGCCGCGTTCTTACGTCAGCACCCGGCCCCCGACCTGATTCTGTCGGATATCGAGCTGCTGGATGGCAACGTGTTTCAGCTATTTGGACAGGTGGCCGTCAATAGCCCTGTCATCTTCGTCACGGCCTACGACTCGTTTCTGGTGCAGGCCTTCGAGCAGAACGGCATTGCCTACGTGCTCAAGCCCGTGCAGTACGCGCAGTTTGCGGCCGCCATGCAGAAGTTCGAGCGGCTGCGGCAGTCGTTTCAGGGAGCGGCCTTGCAGCAGCTGGCCGCAACGCTAAGTGGCACGGCGCCCGCTCCAGCCTACAAGCAGCGGCTGGTGAGCAAAACCCGCCAGGGTCTCTATCTGCTCGATGTGGCCGATCTGTCTTACTTTCAGCTGCGCAACGGTGTCACGCACGCCGTTGATGCGCAGGGCCGGGCCTTTGTGCTCAACGAAACTCTGAGCCAGCTGGAAGCCCAACTCGACCCGGCCCGCTTCTTCCGCCTCAACCGCACCGAAATTGTGCAGCTCAGCGCTATCGAGCGGCTGGAGCCCTATTTCAACGATACGCTGGTGGTGCACCTGCGCGGTCAGCCCGTGAGCCTCACTGCCAGCACCCACCGTACGCCCGAGCTGCGCCGTTGGCTGGGCCTGAAATAG
- a CDS encoding sensor histidine kinase produces MRKKPWFYLFMFALALLLALYTRLTMAGTVEEFYLFPDAPFWTFLQALLIVWLLDKLHAGGVRRGQASGQARYFFGLLWRGALLFVGLTQLLTAVLELTHIGHDNYAGWYPVARGLSSDVFLYLLVGSVYLPFLYQQHAAEVRIEVERLEKEATQARLRALQQHVDPHFLFNNLNILAALIEPANTIAHDYVTHLASLYRYLVRTRQHDAVPVAEELAFLRDYQFLLQRRFGAAYVFEQDVQVSDDELQQLLIPPGVGQELLTNALKHNLGSRRQPLHVRLTLTATSLQVSHARQPRPVPPPGEGSGLAGLRARLALLHDMPVRIDDTPEQFSVTLPLVRRAPVWAQEQVEE; encoded by the coding sequence ATGCGCAAAAAGCCCTGGTTTTACCTGTTCATGTTCGCGCTGGCCTTGCTGCTGGCCCTGTACACGCGCCTGACCATGGCTGGGACCGTGGAGGAGTTCTACCTGTTCCCGGACGCGCCATTCTGGACGTTTCTGCAGGCTTTGCTGATTGTCTGGCTGCTGGATAAACTACATGCCGGGGGGGTGCGCCGCGGGCAGGCTTCGGGGCAGGCCCGCTACTTCTTCGGATTACTCTGGCGCGGGGCGCTGCTGTTCGTGGGACTTACCCAGCTGCTTACGGCGGTGCTGGAGCTTACCCACATCGGGCACGACAATTATGCCGGCTGGTACCCGGTGGCGCGCGGCCTTTCATCGGATGTTTTTCTGTACCTGCTGGTGGGCAGCGTGTACCTGCCGTTTCTGTACCAGCAGCACGCCGCCGAGGTGCGGATAGAGGTGGAGCGCCTGGAAAAGGAAGCCACCCAGGCGCGCCTGCGGGCCCTGCAACAGCACGTCGACCCGCACTTTCTGTTCAACAACCTCAACATCCTAGCCGCCCTTATCGAGCCAGCTAACACTATCGCACACGACTATGTGACCCATCTGGCCAGCCTCTACCGCTACTTGGTGCGCACCCGCCAGCACGATGCCGTGCCGGTAGCCGAGGAGCTGGCTTTCCTGCGCGACTACCAGTTTCTGTTGCAGCGGCGCTTCGGGGCCGCCTACGTGTTCGAGCAAGACGTACAGGTCTCTGATGATGAGCTGCAACAGCTGCTGATTCCGCCTGGGGTAGGGCAGGAACTGCTCACCAATGCGCTCAAGCATAATCTGGGCAGCCGCCGCCAGCCGCTTCACGTACGGCTCACCCTCACTGCCACCAGCCTGCAGGTTAGCCATGCCCGCCAGCCCCGCCCGGTGCCGCCCCCCGGCGAGGGCAGCGGGCTGGCCGGCCTGCGCGCCCGCCTCGCTTTGCTCCACGATATGCCCGTACGCATCGACGACACGCCCGAGCAGTTCAGCGTGACGCTGCCCCTGGTGCGCCGCGCCCCAGTTTGGGCTCAGGAGCAGGTTGAGGAGTAA
- a CDS encoding dienelactone hydrolase family protein: MDQRIINLFNEYTHAPLSRKDFLDRLVKLTGGTALAAAALAALEPGYAQAATPGGTEKSKLVAEEVTWPGEAGVTMKGLLVHPKDKKKRGAVVVIHENRGLTPHIKDVTQRVAQAGYVALGVDALSVFGGTPANEDEGRTLIGKLDKPQNLNNYLGALRYLRARPESNGRTGCVGFCWGGAMANQLALHDPQLNAAVAYYGTQPEATADLTRIKAHLMLHYAALDERVNAGKDAYEAALKAAGVPFEQFVYEGVNHAFNNDSSPARYNAEAAKLAWERTLRLFKEQLR; encoded by the coding sequence ATGGATCAGCGCATCATCAACCTCTTCAACGAATACACCCACGCTCCGCTTAGTCGCAAGGACTTTCTGGACCGCCTGGTGAAGCTAACCGGCGGCACGGCGCTGGCCGCGGCGGCCCTGGCAGCCCTGGAACCCGGTTACGCCCAGGCTGCTACTCCCGGCGGGACTGAAAAAAGCAAGCTGGTAGCCGAGGAAGTGACTTGGCCCGGCGAGGCCGGCGTGACGATGAAAGGGCTGCTGGTGCACCCCAAGGACAAGAAAAAGCGCGGGGCCGTGGTGGTCATTCACGAAAACCGGGGCCTCACGCCCCACATCAAAGACGTAACCCAACGCGTGGCCCAGGCGGGCTACGTGGCCCTGGGCGTGGATGCGCTGTCGGTGTTTGGGGGTACGCCCGCCAATGAAGATGAAGGCCGTACGCTCATCGGCAAGCTGGATAAGCCGCAGAACCTGAACAACTACCTCGGCGCCCTGCGCTATCTGCGCGCACGCCCGGAAAGCAACGGCCGCACCGGCTGCGTAGGCTTCTGCTGGGGCGGGGCAATGGCCAACCAACTGGCCCTCCACGACCCGCAGCTGAACGCCGCGGTAGCGTACTACGGCACCCAACCCGAGGCTACCGCCGACCTCACCCGCATCAAGGCCCACCTCATGCTGCACTACGCCGCCCTCGATGAGCGGGTAAACGCCGGCAAGGACGCCTACGAAGCAGCTCTGAAAGCCGCCGGCGTGCCGTTTGAGCAGTTCGTGTACGAGGGCGTCAACCACGCGTTCAACAACGACTCCTCCCCCGCCCGCTACAACGCCGAAGCCGCCAAGCTGGCTTGGGAACGGACGCTGCGGCTGTTTAAGGAACAGTTGAGGTAA
- a CDS encoding M20/M25/M40 family metallo-hydrolase, which produces MTLLRLFTLAGSLALAAPALAQQGTKADAATLAKIKDEGLNRSKVMETAFYLTDVCGPRLAGSEGLARANEWTKKQLTDWGLTKANIEPWGTFGRGWDIDKSYVAMTAPYYHTLIGAPKAWTPGTNGLLKKSVVVVKATTEAELDKYKGQLRDKIVLLGVANAPKPSFEPDARRHTDEELKKMADFKPEAPATPRPADADAEKRMADRKALMAVRTKLADMMVSEGAAAVLSSRGGSDGTFFTSNGAPYAADAKPVLPELEMAPEDQLRLIRLAEAGIPVQLELETRTRFQSQDLKGYNVVAEIPGTDKKLKSEVVMLGGHLDSWHAATGATDNAAGCAIMMEAVRILKATGVQPRRTIRIALWGEEEQGLHGSRGYVKNHFADPATMQLLPEHEKLAAYFNLDNGAGKIRGIYAQGNEAAAPIFQDWLKPFADMGATTVTLRNTGGTDHLSFDAVGLPGFQFIQDPLDYGTRTHHTNMDTYERLPADDLKQASVVVASFVYQAAMRDAKLPRKPLPTVKPEGRM; this is translated from the coding sequence ATGACTCTACTCCGACTCTTCACACTGGCCGGCTCCCTGGCTCTCGCGGCTCCGGCCCTGGCCCAGCAAGGCACCAAGGCTGACGCCGCTACCCTCGCCAAAATCAAAGACGAAGGCCTAAACCGCTCTAAGGTGATGGAAACGGCCTTTTACCTGACCGACGTATGCGGCCCGCGCCTGGCCGGCTCCGAGGGCCTGGCCCGCGCTAACGAGTGGACCAAAAAGCAGCTCACCGATTGGGGCCTCACCAAAGCCAACATCGAGCCCTGGGGCACGTTTGGCCGCGGCTGGGACATCGATAAGTCGTACGTGGCCATGACGGCGCCCTACTACCACACCCTTATCGGCGCACCCAAGGCCTGGACGCCCGGCACCAATGGCCTGCTGAAAAAGTCGGTAGTGGTGGTGAAGGCTACGACTGAAGCCGAGCTTGATAAGTATAAAGGCCAGCTGCGCGACAAAATCGTGCTGCTCGGCGTTGCCAATGCGCCCAAGCCTTCCTTCGAGCCCGATGCCCGCCGCCATACCGACGAGGAGCTGAAGAAAATGGCCGACTTCAAGCCCGAAGCCCCCGCTACGCCGCGCCCCGCGGATGCCGATGCGGAAAAACGAATGGCCGACCGCAAAGCGCTGATGGCGGTGCGCACCAAACTGGCCGATATGATGGTGAGCGAAGGCGCGGCTGCCGTGCTGAGCTCCCGCGGCGGCTCCGATGGTACGTTCTTCACCAGCAACGGTGCGCCCTACGCCGCCGATGCCAAGCCCGTGCTGCCCGAGCTGGAAATGGCTCCCGAAGACCAACTGCGCCTGATTCGGCTGGCCGAAGCCGGCATTCCGGTGCAACTGGAGCTGGAAACCCGTACCCGTTTCCAGTCCCAGGACCTGAAGGGCTACAACGTAGTAGCCGAAATTCCCGGCACCGATAAAAAGCTGAAAAGCGAAGTGGTGATGCTGGGCGGCCACCTCGATTCCTGGCACGCTGCTACCGGGGCCACCGACAACGCCGCCGGCTGCGCCATAATGATGGAGGCCGTGCGTATTTTGAAGGCTACCGGCGTGCAGCCGCGCCGCACTATCCGCATTGCTTTGTGGGGCGAGGAGGAACAAGGACTGCACGGTTCCCGCGGGTACGTGAAAAACCACTTTGCCGACCCTGCTACTATGCAGCTGCTGCCCGAGCACGAGAAGCTGGCCGCCTACTTCAACCTCGACAACGGCGCTGGCAAAATCCGCGGTATCTACGCCCAGGGCAACGAGGCCGCCGCGCCCATCTTCCAGGACTGGCTCAAGCCTTTTGCCGACATGGGCGCTACCACCGTTACGCTGCGCAACACCGGCGGCACGGACCACCTCTCGTTTGATGCCGTGGGCCTGCCCGGCTTCCAGTTCATCCAAGACCCGCTGGACTACGGTACCCGCACCCACCACACCAACATGGATACCTACGAGCGGCTCCCCGCCGACGACCTCAAGCAGGCTTCGGTAGTGGTGGCCTCCTTCGTGTACCAGGCTGCCATGCGCGACGCCAAGCTGCCCCGCAAGCCCCTGCCCACCGTTAAGCCGGAAGGACGGATGTAG
- a CDS encoding putative quinol monooxygenase, protein MTIEYIRYRISTEQPAFVEAIRQANQLLAAAPDCLSYQLAHCEEDPELFIWRIEWTSVERHLQGFRKSAEFGAFFQLVKPFYTSIQEMQHYAVVG, encoded by the coding sequence TTGACCATCGAATACATCCGCTACCGCATCAGCACTGAGCAGCCTGCTTTCGTGGAAGCCATCCGCCAGGCCAACCAGCTCCTGGCCGCCGCGCCCGACTGCCTAAGCTACCAGCTCGCCCACTGTGAGGAAGACCCCGAGCTGTTCATCTGGCGCATCGAGTGGACTTCGGTGGAGCGTCACCTCCAGGGTTTCCGCAAAAGCGCGGAGTTTGGGGCGTTTTTCCAGCTGGTGAAGCCGTTTTACACGAGTATTCAAGAAATGCAGCACTACGCGGTGGTGGGGTAA
- a CDS encoding IS630 family transposase codes for MQAYSLDLRQRVAQALAEPGARQAQVAARFCVSLAFVGKLLRRQRHTGSLAALPGRGGPPRCLDAAAQAWLVVQVGRQSDATLAELRDALAADTGQRVSVGVIWRVLDEHGLRRKKSLHATERDTQRVHELRRQYVETVSARGDVHRFYFLDETGLRLDYTRRYARAVGGRRAGGAVPLRRGKSLTLIGALGVRGLKAVQVLDGALDQRRFAFYISQVLGPQLRRGDVLVLDNLPVHKLGGLQEELARRGVEVLFLPPYSPDFAPVEQAWSKLKTKLRQAQARTRQALEQALQTAIDWITSRDAKAWFNHCGYHVHRS; via the coding sequence ATGCAAGCCTATTCTTTGGATTTGCGCCAGCGCGTGGCGCAGGCGCTGGCCGAGCCGGGTGCCCGGCAGGCGCAGGTGGCGGCCCGCTTTTGCGTGAGCCTGGCCTTCGTGGGCAAACTGCTGCGTCGGCAGCGGCACACCGGTTCGCTGGCGGCGCTGCCCGGCCGGGGCGGGCCGCCGCGGTGCCTGGACGCGGCGGCGCAGGCCTGGCTGGTGGTGCAGGTCGGGCGCCAGTCGGACGCGACGCTGGCCGAGTTGCGCGACGCGCTAGCGGCCGACACGGGGCAGCGGGTGAGTGTGGGCGTCATCTGGCGCGTGCTGGACGAGCACGGGCTACGCCGCAAAAAAAGCCTGCACGCCACCGAGCGTGACACGCAACGCGTGCACGAACTGCGACGTCAGTATGTGGAAACAGTGAGCGCGCGCGGCGACGTGCACCGGTTTTACTTTCTGGACGAGACCGGTCTGCGCCTAGATTACACGCGGCGTTACGCGCGGGCCGTGGGCGGCCGGCGCGCGGGCGGGGCCGTGCCGCTGCGGCGCGGTAAGAGCCTGACGCTGATCGGGGCGCTGGGCGTGCGCGGGCTCAAAGCCGTGCAGGTGCTGGATGGAGCGTTAGACCAGCGCAGATTCGCCTTCTACATCAGCCAAGTGCTGGGTCCGCAACTGCGCCGCGGCGACGTGCTGGTGCTCGACAACCTGCCGGTGCATAAGCTCGGCGGCTTGCAAGAGGAACTGGCCCGGCGCGGCGTCGAGGTGCTGTTTTTGCCGCCCTACTCGCCCGACTTTGCCCCCGTTGAGCAGGCCTGGAGCAAGCTCAAAACCAAGCTCCGTCAGGCCCAAGCCCGTACCCGCCAGGCGCTGGAGCAAGCGTTGCAAACCGCCATCGACTGGATTACCAGCCGCGACGCCAAAGCCTGGTTTAACCACTGCGGCTACCACGTACACCGTTCATGA
- a CDS encoding ABC transporter ATP-binding protein — protein MSLWEIIKRLYPYVLPYRALVLATLLLTLVGSLAAQVNPFVLRYTVDTVQGLLNQNLGLTQGADLLLVVTALLLGKEIINTGIQFGQKFYGEKIRINVSSTLVRDAVHKVLSYELGFYSDSGNQTGKLQTRIDRGVESLMKLVQNFFIDILPLFANSIVALVIMFMANVYVGLVAVAVLPVYFWLSYRQADKLNGTRRALRGLREARSQGLVNLIDSAVVIKSFVREDYEEQKQAQVQQNLQEAQLQTRKTNFLYDGLKTFTEQIGVVLIIILTAYLVLDRQISIGAIMFHILLFNNVSAPIRQLHRIYDEMNDALTYSEGFFDILDAHDAVEPTGQLLPNHLRGTFDICNVDFTYPSGTQALHDVCLTIEAGKTTALVGLSGAGKSTIINLLCKFYAPDSGQMLLDGRPLADYNTHALRQQIGLVLQKNHIFKGTIEENIRYGVMDATLDQIKAAARQAYLHEQIMELPKGYQSDAQQLSGGQQQRIAIARLFLKNPPIIFLDEPTASLDAIATEQIKNSLEAIKQGRTVVIISHSLAQIVDSDCIYVMKQGRMVESGTHEQLYDLRGTYREIFDASARSLNIEKLARVMVDDGDEVEDTAG, from the coding sequence ATGAGTCTCTGGGAAATTATCAAGCGCCTGTACCCGTACGTGCTGCCGTACCGGGCCCTGGTGCTAGCCACGCTGCTGCTTACGCTGGTGGGTTCGTTGGCGGCGCAGGTGAATCCGTTTGTGCTGCGCTACACCGTGGATACGGTGCAGGGCCTGCTCAACCAGAACCTCGGTCTGACCCAGGGCGCCGATCTGCTGCTCGTTGTAACTGCGCTGCTGCTGGGCAAGGAAATCATCAACACCGGCATCCAGTTCGGGCAGAAGTTCTACGGAGAGAAAATCCGCATCAACGTGTCCAGCACCCTCGTGCGCGACGCGGTGCACAAGGTGCTCAGCTACGAGCTGGGCTTCTACTCCGACAGCGGCAACCAGACCGGCAAGCTCCAGACCCGTATTGACCGGGGCGTGGAGAGCCTGATGAAACTGGTGCAGAACTTTTTTATCGACATCCTGCCGCTGTTTGCCAACTCCATCGTGGCCCTGGTGATTATGTTCATGGCCAACGTGTATGTGGGGCTGGTGGCCGTGGCGGTGCTGCCGGTGTACTTCTGGCTGAGCTACCGCCAAGCCGATAAGCTCAACGGTACCCGCCGGGCCCTGCGCGGCCTGCGCGAAGCCCGCAGCCAGGGCCTTGTAAACCTCATCGACTCAGCCGTAGTCATCAAGAGCTTTGTGCGCGAGGACTACGAGGAGCAGAAGCAGGCCCAGGTGCAGCAGAACCTGCAGGAAGCCCAGCTCCAGACCCGCAAAACCAACTTCCTCTACGACGGCCTCAAGACGTTTACCGAGCAGATTGGCGTGGTGCTCATCATCATCCTCACGGCCTACCTGGTGCTCGACCGGCAGATCAGCATCGGGGCCATCATGTTCCACATCCTGCTGTTCAACAACGTGTCGGCGCCCATCCGGCAGCTGCACCGCATCTACGACGAGATGAACGACGCCCTCACCTACTCCGAGGGCTTCTTCGACATTCTCGACGCCCACGACGCCGTGGAGCCCACCGGCCAGCTCCTGCCCAACCACCTGCGCGGCACCTTCGATATCTGCAACGTGGACTTTACTTACCCCAGCGGCACCCAAGCCCTGCACGACGTGTGCCTGACCATTGAGGCCGGCAAAACCACCGCGCTGGTGGGCCTGAGCGGGGCCGGCAAGAGCACCATCATCAACCTGCTCTGCAAGTTCTACGCCCCCGACTCCGGCCAGATGCTGCTCGACGGCCGGCCCCTGGCCGACTACAACACCCACGCCCTGCGCCAGCAAATCGGGCTGGTGCTCCAGAAAAACCACATCTTCAAGGGCACCATCGAGGAAAACATCCGCTACGGGGTGATGGACGCCACCCTGGACCAGATCAAAGCTGCCGCCCGCCAGGCCTACCTGCACGAGCAGATCATGGAGCTGCCGAAAGGCTACCAGAGCGACGCCCAGCAGCTCTCGGGCGGGCAGCAGCAGCGCATTGCCATTGCCCGGCTGTTCCTGAAAAACCCGCCCATCATCTTCCTCGACGAGCCCACCGCCTCCCTCGACGCCATTGCCACCGAGCAAATTAAGAACTCCCTGGAGGCCATCAAGCAGGGCCGTACGGTGGTCATCATCTCCCACTCCCTGGCCCAGATCGTGGATTCCGACTGCATCTACGTGATGAAGCAGGGCCGCATGGTGGAAAGCGGCACCCACGAGCAGCTCTACGACCTACGCGGCACCTACCGCGAAATCTTCGATGCCTCCGCCCGCAGCCTCAACATCGAGAAGCTGGCCCGGGTGATGGTGGATGATGGGGACGAGGTAGAGGATACGGCGGGGTGA
- a CDS encoding DUF433 domain-containing protein: MSDDLRARITIDPTICHGQPTVRGLRYPVQHVLELLASGMTDAEILADYEDLEAEDLRACQAYAAEVLKVRTAYRLAS, from the coding sequence ATGTCCGACGACCTGCGCGCCCGTATCACCATCGACCCTACCATCTGCCACGGTCAGCCCACGGTGCGGGGGCTGCGCTACCCGGTGCAGCACGTACTGGAACTGCTGGCTTCGGGCATGACCGATGCCGAAATCCTGGCGGACTATGAGGACCTGGAGGCTGAGGACCTGCGCGCCTGCCAGGCCTACGCGGCCGAAGTACTGAAAGTGCGCACGGCCTACCGGCTGGCCTCGTGA